From a single Stackebrandtia endophytica genomic region:
- a CDS encoding FHA domain-containing protein translates to MNTCPNGHEVEEGLDYCEECGARVTGAPATAASAAPPAPRSWSCRQCDTTQSNSRFCEACGEPNPDHPDFAGGLESAPQSPTPEPATDPIRPQQDPEPPAVETVDDSGWLLTAAADRDYFSRIQGFNGPDAGGIQFPVVYPPRRFVLNGQQVFIGRRSRSRGIEPDIDLSGAPMDPGVSHSHAAIVATENGGWALVDVGSANGTYLNGATDPIEPGQPQPLTDGDQIQLGAWTRLTISRQESG, encoded by the coding sequence ATGAACACCTGTCCCAACGGCCACGAGGTCGAGGAGGGACTGGACTATTGCGAGGAATGCGGCGCCCGGGTAACCGGGGCGCCCGCCACAGCGGCGTCGGCCGCGCCACCGGCACCCCGATCGTGGAGTTGTCGGCAGTGTGACACGACGCAGAGCAACAGTCGATTCTGCGAAGCGTGCGGGGAGCCCAACCCCGATCACCCGGATTTCGCCGGTGGCTTGGAATCGGCACCGCAGTCGCCCACTCCGGAACCCGCCACCGATCCGATACGCCCGCAACAGGACCCGGAACCGCCCGCCGTCGAGACGGTCGACGACAGTGGGTGGCTGTTGACCGCCGCCGCCGACCGCGACTACTTCAGTCGAATCCAGGGGTTCAACGGTCCCGACGCCGGGGGGATCCAGTTTCCAGTGGTGTATCCACCGCGCCGGTTCGTGTTGAACGGTCAGCAGGTGTTCATCGGTCGACGCAGCCGCAGCCGCGGTATCGAACCCGACATAGATCTGTCCGGTGCGCCGATGGATCCGGGTGTGTCGCACTCCCATGCCGCGATCGTGGCCACTGAGAACGGCGGATGGGCGCTGGTCGACGTGGGTTCGGCCAACGGTACCTACCTCAACGGTGCCACCGATCCGATCGAACCGGGACAGCCGCAGCCGCTCACCGACGGGGACCAGATCCAGCTGGGCGCGTGGACTCGCCTGACGATCAGTCGCCAGGAGTCCGGCTGA
- the lexA gene encoding transcriptional repressor LexA has translation MATTRAQSQVPHTVNDESDISEAALSERQRKILSCIRESVAERGYAPSVREIGAVVGLASASSVAYQLNQLQRKGFLRKDPRRPRAVDIRPPHAVDSLRRPPRYVPVLGEIAAGTPILAEERVEEMLPLPSEFVGEGNLFLLKVKGDSMIEAAITDGDWVVVRQQPEAHSGEIVAAMIGDEATVKTFKRRDNKVELLPANPLYDPIPAENAEILGRVVAVMRRI, from the coding sequence GTGGCCACTACCCGGGCCCAGTCCCAAGTTCCCCACACCGTCAACGATGAATCGGACATCTCGGAAGCCGCCCTCAGCGAACGGCAACGCAAGATCCTGTCCTGCATTCGTGAGTCGGTAGCGGAACGAGGATACGCCCCCAGCGTCCGCGAGATCGGCGCGGTGGTGGGTCTGGCATCGGCCTCCAGCGTCGCCTACCAGTTGAACCAACTGCAACGAAAGGGCTTCCTCCGCAAAGACCCCCGCCGCCCCCGGGCCGTCGACATCCGACCACCGCACGCCGTCGACTCCCTCCGCCGCCCGCCCCGTTACGTCCCGGTGCTGGGAGAGATCGCCGCCGGTACCCCGATCCTGGCCGAGGAACGGGTCGAGGAGATGTTGCCGCTGCCGTCGGAGTTCGTCGGCGAGGGAAACCTGTTCCTGTTGAAGGTCAAGGGCGACTCGATGATCGAGGCCGCCATCACCGACGGGGACTGGGTGGTCGTTCGCCAGCAGCCGGAGGCTCACAGTGGTGAGATCGTCGCGGCCATGATCGGCGACGAGGCCACGGTCAAGACGTTCAAGCGACGCGACAACAAGGTCGAGTTGTTGCCCGCCAACCCGCTGTACGATCCGATTCCCGCCGAAAACGCCGAGATCCTCGGGCGCGTCGTCGCGGTCATGCGCCGAATCTGA
- a CDS encoding protein phosphatase 2C domain-containing protein: MTTKTDSLQCPVCGEPADPSHLGCEACGADLHAPASAAGHWLSSAAPETPCAECGSTNIDTHGYCGGCGKRQTRTSDRTELDLSAIGAATDFGKRHHYNQDAMAIGRYDDIITGVVCDGVSSSTFGELAALAAAEAGIAETLAALTDGQPVDQAALAAVTAAGQAASDAGVRHPDNPPSCTYVSAILDARGIHLTWIGDSRAYWVTPDRGYCLTVDDSHTGRLAAMGVPADDERYRTPYANALLAWLGSDAPKLEPNTRTVLPEQPGLLVVCSDGLSGYLESDDHLAQLIDETASCTRIASSLTDWARRCGGRDNISVIVARFPSTAQEVPSP; the protein is encoded by the coding sequence ATGACGACCAAGACCGACTCGCTGCAGTGCCCGGTATGCGGAGAACCCGCCGACCCCAGCCACCTCGGTTGCGAGGCCTGCGGTGCCGACCTGCACGCTCCGGCATCGGCCGCCGGTCACTGGTTGTCGTCGGCGGCTCCGGAGACACCGTGCGCCGAATGCGGAAGCACCAATATAGACACCCACGGTTACTGCGGTGGCTGCGGCAAACGCCAGACCCGTACCAGCGACCGCACCGAACTGGACCTGTCCGCCATCGGCGCGGCCACCGACTTCGGGAAACGGCACCACTACAACCAGGACGCGATGGCCATCGGCCGGTACGACGACATCATCACCGGGGTCGTCTGCGACGGGGTCTCCTCCTCCACCTTCGGTGAGTTGGCCGCGCTGGCCGCCGCCGAGGCCGGGATCGCCGAAACCCTCGCCGCCCTCACCGACGGACAACCCGTCGACCAGGCCGCGCTGGCCGCCGTGACCGCCGCCGGACAGGCCGCCTCCGACGCCGGTGTCCGTCACCCCGACAATCCACCCAGCTGCACCTACGTCAGTGCAATCCTCGACGCACGCGGCATCCACCTGACCTGGATCGGTGACAGCCGTGCGTACTGGGTGACCCCGGACCGGGGCTACTGCCTCACGGTGGACGACAGCCACACCGGACGACTCGCCGCCATGGGCGTACCCGCCGACGACGAGCGCTACCGCACCCCGTACGCCAACGCGTTGTTGGCCTGGTTGGGCTCCGACGCACCGAAGCTGGAGCCCAACACCCGCACCGTCCTACCCGAGCAGCCCGGACTCCTCGTCGTGTGCAGCGACGGGCTGTCCGGCTATCTCGAATCCGACGACCACCTCGCGCAACTGATCGACGAGACCGCGTCGTGCACCCGGATCGCGTCGTCGCTGACCGACTGGGCCCGCCGCTGCGGCGGCCGCGACAACATCAGCGTCATCGTCGCGCGCTTCCCCTCAACCGCTCAGGAGGTTCCGTCCCCATGA
- the hflX gene encoding GTPase HflX, with translation MQSYTDTSFDGDQIDLAARHALRRVAGLSTELTDITEVEYRQLRLERVVLVGVWAGGTLAEAENSLAELAALAETAGSQVLDGLIQRRSHVDPATFVGRGKVAELGDAVTASGADTVICDGELSPSQLRNLEQEIGVKVIDRTALILDIFAQHAKSREGKAQVELAQLEYLVPRLRGWGETLSRQAGGRAGGQGGGVGLRGPGETKLETDRRRIRTRIARLRREIAGMRAARDTKRSSRVRHGVPSVAIAGYTNAGKSSLLNRLTGAGVLVEDALFATLDPTTRRARTADGREYTLSDTVGFVAHLPHQLVDAFRSTLEEVADADLIVHVIDASHPDPAAQVRAVREVLTDIGADSLPELLVLNKIDAADPEMLMRLRNEMSDALFVSAHTGEGIDKLRQVIEQDLPRPGVAMRVLIPYVRGDLVARIRTRGEVLQAEHQPDGTFMDVHVEPALAAELKPFIVDES, from the coding sequence ATGCAGTCTTACACCGACACCAGCTTCGACGGCGACCAGATCGACCTCGCCGCGCGACACGCACTCCGCCGCGTCGCGGGATTGTCGACGGAGCTTACCGACATCACCGAGGTCGAGTACCGCCAGCTGCGACTGGAACGCGTCGTGCTGGTCGGAGTATGGGCCGGCGGCACCCTCGCCGAGGCCGAGAACTCCCTGGCCGAGTTGGCCGCATTGGCCGAGACGGCCGGTTCGCAGGTTCTCGACGGGCTGATTCAGCGGCGTTCCCACGTCGACCCCGCCACGTTCGTCGGACGCGGAAAGGTCGCCGAACTCGGTGACGCCGTGACCGCCAGTGGCGCCGACACGGTCATCTGTGACGGTGAACTGTCGCCCAGCCAGTTGCGCAACCTGGAACAGGAGATCGGGGTCAAGGTCATCGACCGCACCGCCCTGATTCTCGACATCTTCGCCCAGCACGCCAAGAGCCGTGAGGGCAAGGCACAGGTCGAACTGGCCCAGCTCGAGTATCTGGTTCCCCGACTGCGGGGCTGGGGTGAGACGTTGTCTCGCCAGGCCGGTGGCCGAGCGGGCGGTCAGGGCGGCGGTGTGGGCCTGCGCGGTCCCGGTGAGACCAAACTCGAAACGGACCGCCGTCGAATCCGCACCCGGATCGCCCGGCTGCGCCGCGAGATCGCGGGGATGCGGGCGGCGCGCGACACCAAGCGGTCGTCGCGGGTGCGACACGGTGTTCCGTCGGTGGCCATCGCCGGCTACACCAACGCCGGAAAGTCGAGCCTGCTGAACCGGTTGACCGGCGCGGGAGTCCTGGTCGAGGACGCGCTGTTCGCCACTCTGGACCCCACGACCCGGCGGGCGCGAACCGCCGACGGCCGTGAGTACACCCTGTCGGACACCGTCGGTTTCGTCGCACACCTGCCGCACCAACTGGTCGACGCATTCAGGTCCACTCTGGAAGAGGTCGCCGACGCCGACCTGATCGTGCACGTCATCGACGCCAGCCACCCGGACCCGGCCGCCCAGGTTCGGGCCGTCCGGGAGGTACTCACCGACATCGGGGCCGATTCGCTGCCGGAACTGTTGGTGCTCAACAAGATCGACGCGGCCGACCCCGAGATGCTGATGCGGTTGCGCAACGAGATGTCGGACGCGCTGTTCGTCTCCGCGCACACCGGCGAGGGCATCGACAAGCTTCGTCAGGTCATCGAACAGGACCTGCCCCGGCCCGGCGTGGCGATGCGGGTGCTCATCCCTTACGTGCGCGGCGACCTGGTCGCCCGCATACGGACTCGGGGAGAGGTGCTGCAAGCCGAACATCAGCCCGACGGTACGTTCATGGATGTTCACGTCGAGCCCGCGTTGGCGGCCGAACTGAAACCGTTCATCGTAGACGAATCGTGA
- a CDS encoding vitamin B12-dependent ribonucleotide reductase: MDTAATGRRAAKRSKNGSAPKGLPVERVWTTEGTHPYDEVTWERRDVVMTNWRDGTVNFEQRGVEFPGFWSVNATNIVTSKYFRGAVGTDGREWSLKQLIDRVVKTYRKAGEENGYFGTADDAQIFEEELTWLLLHQYFSFNSPVWFNVGTPSPAQVSACFILSVDDSMDSILDWYKEEGLIFKGGSGSGVNLSNIRSSKELLSSGGNASGPVSFMRGADASAGTIKSGGATRRAAKMVILDVDHPDIEEFIDTKAREEDKIRALRDAGFDMDLGGKDIVSVQYQNANNSVRVSDEFMTAVENGTEFGLRSRLDGSVIENVDAKSLFRKMAQAAWECADPGIQYDDTINDWHTNPETGRITASNPCSEYLSLDNSSCNLASLNLLKFLNEDGSFDTERFVKAVEFVITAMEISISFADFPTEKIGETTRDYRQLGIGYANLGALLMASGMAYDSDDGRALAAAITAIMTGVSYRRSAEIAGVVGPYAGYARNAQAHQRVMRKHAAAIDEVTTTSPLAKSILALAAAEWRNGNQIGERNGWRNAQASVIAPTGTIGFMMDCDTTGIEPDLALVKFKKLVGGGSMQIVNQTVPRALKTLGYTEETTEAIVEYIAENGHVVDAPGLRQEHYSVFDCAMGERSISPMGHVRMMAAAQPWVSGAISKTVNVPESATVEDFERIYFEGWKQGLKALAVYRENSKVGQPLSVAKSSDDKAETKTVEVEYKPVRKRLPKKRPSQTVSFSVGGAEGYMTASSYPDNGLGEVFFKMSKQGSTLAGIMDAFSVAISIALQYGVPLEKYVEKFTNMRFEPAGMTDDPDIRMAASVVDYLFRRLALDYLPYQTRADLGILTAAERAAEVRGEDPASVHSEEDEVDFAALASSAPIEKVVEKLVEQSPQVIGSSTELLERVQGKAADAPLCMTCGTKMRPAGSCYVCEGCGSTSGCS, translated from the coding sequence GTGGATACCGCCGCGACCGGTCGCAGAGCCGCGAAGCGATCGAAGAACGGATCGGCCCCAAAGGGGTTGCCCGTGGAGCGGGTGTGGACCACCGAGGGCACCCACCCCTATGACGAGGTCACGTGGGAACGCCGCGACGTCGTCATGACCAACTGGCGTGACGGCACCGTCAACTTCGAACAGCGCGGGGTCGAGTTTCCCGGTTTCTGGAGTGTCAACGCCACCAACATCGTCACCTCCAAGTACTTCCGGGGCGCGGTGGGCACCGACGGTCGGGAGTGGAGTCTCAAGCAGCTCATCGACCGGGTGGTGAAGACGTACCGCAAGGCGGGGGAGGAGAACGGGTACTTCGGCACCGCCGACGACGCGCAGATCTTCGAGGAGGAGCTGACCTGGCTGCTGCTGCACCAGTACTTCAGCTTCAACTCGCCGGTGTGGTTCAACGTGGGCACTCCCTCGCCCGCGCAGGTCTCGGCGTGTTTCATTCTCAGCGTCGACGACTCGATGGACTCCATCCTCGACTGGTACAAAGAGGAGGGTTTGATCTTCAAGGGCGGTTCCGGCTCGGGCGTCAACCTCTCCAACATCCGGTCGTCCAAGGAGCTGCTGTCCTCCGGCGGTAACGCCTCGGGCCCGGTCAGCTTCATGCGCGGTGCCGACGCCTCCGCCGGCACCATCAAATCCGGTGGCGCGACCCGTCGCGCCGCCAAGATGGTCATCCTCGACGTCGATCACCCCGACATCGAGGAGTTCATCGACACCAAGGCCCGGGAAGAAGACAAGATCCGGGCACTGCGCGACGCCGGGTTCGACATGGATCTGGGCGGCAAGGACATCGTGTCGGTGCAGTACCAGAACGCCAACAACTCGGTGCGGGTCTCCGACGAGTTCATGACGGCGGTGGAGAACGGAACCGAGTTCGGGCTGCGCAGCCGACTCGACGGCAGCGTCATCGAGAACGTCGACGCCAAGAGCTTGTTCCGCAAGATGGCCCAGGCGGCCTGGGAGTGCGCCGACCCCGGCATCCAGTACGACGACACGATCAATGACTGGCACACCAACCCGGAGACGGGTCGGATCACGGCCAGCAACCCGTGCAGTGAGTACCTGTCGCTGGACAACTCCTCCTGCAACCTGGCGTCGCTGAACCTCCTGAAGTTCCTCAACGAGGACGGTTCCTTCGACACCGAGCGGTTCGTCAAGGCCGTCGAGTTCGTCATCACCGCGATGGAGATCTCGATCTCCTTCGCCGACTTCCCGACCGAGAAGATCGGCGAGACCACTCGCGACTACCGTCAGCTGGGCATCGGGTACGCCAACCTCGGCGCACTGTTGATGGCTTCGGGCATGGCTTACGACTCCGACGACGGACGGGCGTTGGCGGCGGCGATCACCGCGATCATGACCGGTGTCTCCTACCGACGCTCCGCCGAGATCGCCGGAGTGGTCGGCCCCTACGCCGGATACGCCCGCAACGCGCAGGCCCACCAGCGGGTCATGCGCAAGCACGCCGCCGCGATCGACGAGGTCACCACCACCAGCCCGTTGGCCAAGTCCATTCTGGCGTTGGCCGCTGCGGAGTGGCGGAACGGCAACCAGATCGGTGAGCGAAACGGCTGGCGTAACGCACAGGCGTCGGTGATCGCACCGACCGGCACCATCGGCTTCATGATGGACTGCGACACCACCGGAATCGAGCCGGACCTGGCACTGGTCAAGTTCAAGAAACTGGTCGGCGGCGGTTCCATGCAGATCGTCAACCAGACGGTGCCGCGGGCGTTGAAGACCCTGGGGTACACCGAGGAGACAACCGAGGCCATCGTCGAGTACATCGCCGAGAACGGTCACGTCGTGGACGCCCCGGGCCTGCGGCAGGAGCACTACTCGGTGTTCGACTGCGCGATGGGGGAGCGTTCCATCTCGCCGATGGGGCACGTGCGCATGATGGCCGCCGCCCAGCCGTGGGTCAGCGGTGCCATCTCCAAGACAGTGAACGTCCCGGAGTCGGCGACCGTCGAGGACTTCGAACGCATCTACTTCGAGGGCTGGAAGCAGGGTCTGAAGGCGCTGGCGGTCTACCGGGAGAACTCGAAGGTCGGCCAGCCGTTGTCGGTGGCGAAATCCTCCGACGACAAGGCCGAGACCAAGACCGTCGAGGTCGAGTACAAGCCGGTTCGTAAGCGGCTGCCGAAGAAGCGTCCCAGCCAGACCGTGTCGTTCTCCGTCGGTGGTGCCGAGGGGTACATGACGGCGTCCAGCTACCCGGACAACGGTTTGGGTGAGGTCTTCTTCAAGATGTCGAAGCAGGGGTCGACCCTGGCGGGCATCATGGACGCGTTCTCGGTGGCGATCTCCATCGCCCTGCAGTACGGCGTGCCGTTGGAGAAGTACGTCGAGAAGTTCACCAACATGCGGTTCGAACCGGCCGGCATGACCGACGACCCGGACATCCGGATGGCGGCCTCGGTCGTGGACTACCTGTTCCGTCGGCTGGCGCTGGACTACCTGCCGTACCAGACCCGCGCGGACCTCGGCATTCTGACCGCCGCGGAACGGGCCGCCGAGGTTCGGGGCGAGGACCCGGCGTCGGTGCACTCGGAGGAGGACGAGGTCGACTTCGCGGCGCTGGCTTCCTCGGCGCCGATCGAGAAGGTCGTCGAGAAACTGGTGGAGCAGTCGCCCCAGGTGATCGGCTCCTCGACCGAACTGTTGGAGCGGGTGCAGGGCAAGGCGGCCGACGCGCCGTTGTGCATGACCTGCGGCACCAAGATGCGCCCGGCCGGCAGTTGCTACGTGTGTGAGGGCTGCGGCTCGACCAGCGGTTGCAGTTAG
- a CDS encoding VOC family protein yields the protein MSLRIVNITMNTPDPQRLADWWVTALNGEITQNHGDFIFTRSGGTGLAFQRADAVEPNKIHFDLMAENRESEVDRLVSLGARRVADREAPGIQWTVLADPDGNEFCVTEAH from the coding sequence ATGAGTTTGCGCATCGTCAACATCACCATGAACACGCCCGACCCACAGCGGTTGGCCGACTGGTGGGTCACCGCGCTGAACGGGGAGATCACCCAGAATCACGGTGACTTCATCTTCACCCGGTCGGGTGGAACCGGCTTGGCGTTTCAGCGTGCCGACGCGGTCGAGCCGAATAAGATCCACTTCGATCTGATGGCCGAGAACCGTGAGTCGGAAGTGGACCGTCTGGTGTCCCTGGGTGCTCGGCGAGTCGCCGACCGGGAGGCCCCGGGAATACAGTGGACGGTTCTGGCCGATCCCGACGGCAACGAGTTCTGTGTGACCGAGGCGCACTGA
- the nrdR gene encoding transcriptional regulator NrdR, translating to MRCPYCKHPDSRVVDSREAEDGLLIRRRRSCQECGKRFTTVEESVMAVVKRSGVTEPFSRAKVAAGVRKACQGRPVNDDALAVLAQQVEDEIRSRGIAEIPSNEVGLAILGPLRELDEVAYLRFASVYRSFESIEDFAAEIDALRHAQDTAERTEDEITTPA from the coding sequence GTGCGCTGCCCGTATTGCAAGCACCCCGACTCGCGAGTCGTCGATTCTCGCGAAGCCGAGGACGGCCTGCTGATTCGTCGTCGCCGTTCCTGTCAGGAATGCGGTAAACGATTCACCACGGTCGAGGAATCCGTCATGGCCGTCGTGAAGCGCAGCGGGGTGACCGAACCATTCAGTCGTGCCAAAGTGGCCGCGGGGGTACGCAAGGCGTGCCAGGGGCGACCGGTTAACGACGACGCACTCGCGGTACTGGCGCAGCAGGTCGAGGACGAGATCCGATCGCGCGGCATCGCGGAGATACCGAGTAATGAGGTGGGCCTCGCAATCCTGGGGCCACTGCGCGAACTCGACGAGGTCGCCTATCTACGATTCGCCAGCGTATACCGATCGTTCGAATCGATCGAGGACTTCGCAGCGGAGATAGACGCCCTTCGTCACGCGCAGGACACCGCCGAACGAACCGAAGACGAGATCACCACACCCGCTTGA
- a CDS encoding NAD-dependent malic enzyme, which produces MSIAKLPSAGFSITVRLALVADAGAIGRVTTAVGEAGAIVTALDVVSSDHRRVVVDLTCDAADSTHAEQVTTVLSELEGVKVRKVSDRTFLLHLGGKIEVTPKVSLRNRDELSMAYTPGVARVCQAIAENPEDARRLTIKRNTVAVVTDGSAVLGLGNLGPEAALPVMEGKAALFKKFAGVDAWPVCLDTQDTDEIVDIVTAIAPAYGGINLEDIAAPRCFEIEARLRERLNIPVFHDDQHGTAIVVLAALQNGLRVVGKQLSDVRVTVSGAGAAGTAIMNLLLKSGVGDIIACDRPGALHRGMPGLSPSWRKLADCTNKDNFSGTLAEAVAGSDVFIGVSAPNILTGADVATMAKDPVVFALANPDPEIDPREAAEHAAIVATGRSDQPNQINNVLAFPGVFRGMLDAQATNWSDEAALAAANAIAGVVGDDKANPSFIVPSVFDPHVAPAVAQAVKDVLRPPQNGNGIAA; this is translated from the coding sequence ATGTCGATCGCCAAATTGCCCAGCGCGGGGTTCTCAATAACGGTGCGGTTGGCGCTTGTCGCCGACGCGGGAGCCATCGGCAGGGTGACCACGGCGGTCGGTGAGGCCGGGGCAATCGTCACCGCCCTCGACGTCGTCTCGTCCGATCATCGCCGAGTCGTGGTCGACTTGACCTGCGACGCCGCGGATTCCACTCACGCCGAACAAGTGACCACAGTGCTGTCCGAACTGGAGGGTGTGAAGGTCCGGAAGGTGTCGGACCGGACGTTCCTGCTGCACCTGGGCGGCAAGATCGAGGTGACACCGAAGGTGTCCCTTCGCAACCGTGACGAACTGTCGATGGCTTACACCCCGGGTGTCGCGCGGGTCTGTCAGGCCATCGCCGAGAACCCCGAGGACGCCCGCCGACTGACCATCAAACGCAACACGGTCGCGGTCGTGACCGACGGTTCCGCCGTGTTGGGGTTGGGCAACCTCGGACCTGAGGCCGCACTTCCGGTCATGGAGGGCAAGGCCGCCCTGTTCAAGAAGTTCGCCGGCGTCGATGCCTGGCCGGTCTGCCTCGACACCCAGGACACCGATGAGATCGTCGACATCGTCACCGCGATAGCACCGGCCTACGGCGGGATCAACCTGGAGGACATCGCGGCACCACGCTGCTTCGAGATCGAGGCCCGGTTGCGGGAGCGCCTGAACATCCCGGTGTTCCACGACGACCAGCACGGCACCGCGATCGTGGTGCTGGCGGCGTTGCAGAACGGGCTACGAGTCGTCGGCAAGCAACTGTCGGACGTGCGGGTGACGGTTTCGGGTGCCGGAGCCGCCGGAACCGCCATCATGAACCTCCTGTTGAAGTCCGGCGTCGGCGACATCATCGCCTGCGACCGTCCCGGCGCACTGCACCGGGGAATGCCCGGTCTATCCCCCTCGTGGCGCAAACTCGCCGATTGCACCAACAAAGACAACTTCTCCGGAACCCTCGCCGAGGCGGTCGCCGGTTCGGACGTGTTCATCGGAGTGAGTGCGCCCAACATCCTCACCGGTGCCGACGTCGCCACGATGGCCAAGGACCCGGTGGTGTTCGCCCTGGCCAACCCGGACCCCGAGATCGACCCGCGGGAGGCCGCCGAGCACGCCGCGATCGTGGCGACCGGCCGCAGTGACCAGCCCAACCAGATCAACAACGTGCTGGCGTTCCCCGGCGTGTTCCGAGGCATGCTGGACGCGCAGGCGACCAATTGGAGTGACGAGGCGGCGTTGGCGGCCGCCAACGCGATCGCCGGAGTCGTCGGTGACGACAAGGCCAACCCGTCGTTCATCGTGCCCAGTGTCTTCGACCCGCACGTGGCGCCGGCGGTGGCGCAGGCGGTCAAGGATGTGCTGCGGCCGCCGCAGAACGGCAACGGCATCGCCGCCTGA
- a CDS encoding VWA domain-containing protein, whose amino-acid sequence MTDTGFRIDVDHNEFMGVGDTTVDAIVTITSSENATPPSRVTDTGLAQVIMVDCSGSMMGSRIAEAKRATRAVIQNLPDGTRFAVVSGAAIALMVYPAAETTAVADPQTRAEASRAVDRLHAGGGTAMSSWIKLAHKVLTGSPAEVRHGLLLTDGFNQHESRETLTAVLDECQGGFICDACGIGDDWHGNEIRLIADRLLGTASGLPEESEWSDGFTKIAGEAAKKTVGDLTMRVFTPARNTIRFIKQMNPSIVDLTARRTELDDKTGDYPTGAWGAESREFHVRVDVPPIQENDDRLAAHISVLSGSTELARSMVTARWSGDTMLSTKLNPKVAHYTGQAELASAIQEGVAAAKAGDNHVATERLGRAMQLATESGNERTARLLAKVVDVDVDTGRVHMRQQVKSVDLEMADVESVKTITVRRNPDSGGE is encoded by the coding sequence ATGACCGACACCGGTTTCCGGATCGACGTCGACCACAACGAATTCATGGGAGTCGGCGACACCACCGTCGACGCGATCGTCACCATCACCTCCAGCGAGAACGCCACCCCGCCCAGTCGAGTCACCGACACCGGCTTGGCCCAGGTCATCATGGTCGACTGCTCCGGATCGATGATGGGCTCGCGCATCGCCGAAGCCAAGCGCGCCACTCGCGCCGTGATCCAGAACCTGCCCGACGGTACCCGGTTCGCGGTGGTCTCCGGTGCCGCGATCGCCCTCATGGTCTACCCCGCCGCGGAGACGACCGCAGTGGCCGACCCGCAGACCCGCGCCGAGGCCTCACGTGCCGTCGACCGGCTGCACGCCGGCGGTGGCACCGCGATGAGCTCCTGGATCAAACTCGCGCACAAGGTGCTCACCGGTTCACCGGCGGAGGTCCGACACGGACTGCTGCTGACCGACGGTTTCAACCAGCACGAATCCCGGGAGACGTTGACCGCCGTCCTGGACGAGTGCCAGGGCGGGTTCATCTGCGACGCGTGCGGCATCGGCGACGACTGGCACGGCAACGAGATCCGGTTGATCGCCGACCGGCTGTTGGGTACCGCCTCCGGATTGCCGGAGGAATCGGAGTGGTCCGACGGATTCACCAAGATCGCAGGGGAGGCCGCCAAGAAGACCGTCGGGGACCTGACCATGCGGGTCTTCACACCGGCTCGCAACACCATCCGGTTCATCAAGCAGATGAACCCCAGCATCGTGGATCTGACCGCGCGGCGCACCGAACTCGACGACAAGACCGGCGACTACCCGACCGGGGCCTGGGGAGCCGAGAGCCGTGAATTCCACGTCCGGGTCGACGTTCCCCCGATCCAGGAGAACGACGACCGGTTGGCCGCCCACATCAGCGTCCTGTCGGGCAGTACCGAGCTGGCCCGCAGCATGGTCACCGCACGATGGTCCGGCGACACCATGTTGTCGACCAAGCTCAACCCGAAGGTCGCCCACTACACCGGACAGGCCGAGTTGGCCTCGGCGATTCAGGAGGGTGTGGCCGCCGCGAAGGCCGGCGACAACCATGTGGCAACCGAACGGCTGGGACGGGCCATGCAGCTGGCCACCGAATCGGGGAACGAACGGACCGCACGGCTGCTGGCAAAGGTGGTCGACGTCGACGTCGACACCGGGCGAGTCCATATGAGGCAACAGGTCAAAAGCGTCGACCTCGAAATGGCCGATGTGGAGTCGGTCAAGACGATCACGGTGCGACGAAATCCTGACAGTGGGGGTGAGTAA